One window of Anaeromyxobacter diazotrophicus genomic DNA carries:
- a CDS encoding TldD/PmbA family protein produces the protein MSSIRYFARFGVTEALVADALSAALSRGGDFADVFFQHRVSNDLALEDGAVNRAYTTVELGVGVRVVKGDQTGYGYTEDLSPAALRACAETAAAIASGPARPAPQRFHVPSRLPDRYRLQTPWEEVRPEAKLPLLEGVNARVFAADPRVKKVSVHFRDEAGAVLVATSDGRLVEDLQPMTLLYVSCLAEQGGRREQGGYNVAGRAGFDFYAPDRVDRVVREAVARTAILFEAGPAPAGELPVVLAAGSSGILLHEAIGHGMEADFNRKNVSIYADKIGKAIAKPFVNIVDDAANEGARGAINVDDEGNAAGTTRLVEDGVLATYLHDAISAKHYGVAPTGNGRRQGYAYPPLPRMRSTYMLPGPHKREEIIQSVKKGIYCENFTNGQVNIGAGDFTFYVKNGWLIEDGKLTRPIKDVNIIGNGPKVLEQVDMVSDDLAIDEGGWTCGKDGQSVPVSQGLPTVRVASLTVGGRGNG, from the coding sequence ATGAGCTCGATCCGTTACTTCGCCCGCTTCGGGGTGACCGAGGCGCTGGTCGCCGACGCGCTCTCGGCGGCGCTGTCCCGCGGCGGCGACTTCGCCGACGTCTTCTTCCAGCACCGCGTCTCGAACGACCTGGCGCTCGAGGACGGGGCGGTGAACCGCGCCTACACCACCGTCGAGCTGGGCGTCGGCGTGCGGGTGGTGAAGGGCGACCAGACCGGCTACGGCTACACCGAGGACCTCTCGCCCGCGGCGCTCCGCGCCTGCGCCGAAACCGCGGCCGCCATCGCCAGCGGCCCGGCCCGCCCGGCGCCGCAGCGCTTCCACGTCCCGTCGCGCCTGCCGGACCGCTACCGCCTGCAGACGCCCTGGGAGGAGGTGCGGCCCGAGGCGAAGCTGCCGCTCCTCGAGGGGGTGAACGCGCGCGTCTTCGCCGCCGACCCGCGGGTGAAGAAGGTGAGCGTCCACTTCCGCGACGAGGCGGGCGCGGTGCTGGTCGCCACCAGCGACGGGCGGCTCGTCGAGGACCTGCAGCCCATGACGCTGCTCTACGTCTCGTGCCTGGCGGAGCAGGGCGGGCGGCGCGAGCAGGGCGGCTACAACGTGGCCGGCCGGGCCGGCTTCGACTTCTACGCGCCCGACCGGGTGGACCGGGTGGTGCGCGAGGCGGTGGCGCGCACCGCCATCCTGTTCGAGGCGGGGCCGGCGCCGGCCGGCGAGCTGCCGGTGGTGCTCGCCGCCGGCTCCTCGGGCATCCTGCTCCACGAGGCGATCGGCCACGGCATGGAGGCCGACTTCAACCGCAAGAACGTCTCCATCTACGCGGACAAGATCGGCAAGGCCATCGCGAAGCCGTTCGTGAACATCGTCGACGACGCCGCCAACGAGGGCGCCCGCGGCGCCATCAACGTGGACGACGAGGGGAACGCGGCGGGGACCACCCGGCTCGTCGAGGACGGCGTGCTCGCCACCTACCTCCACGACGCGATCAGCGCCAAGCACTACGGCGTCGCCCCCACCGGCAACGGCCGCCGCCAGGGCTACGCCTATCCGCCCTTGCCCCGCATGCGCTCGACCTACATGCTGCCCGGCCCGCACAAGCGGGAGGAGATCATCCAGAGCGTGAAGAAGGGCATCTACTGCGAGAACTTCACCAATGGGCAAGTGAACATCGGGGCCGGCGACTTCACCTTCTACGTGAAGAACGGCTGGCTCATCGAGGACGGCAAGCTGACGCGGCCGATCAAGGACGTGAACATCATCGGCAACGGCCCCAAGGTGCTGGAGCAGGTGGACATGGTCTCGGACGACCTCGCCATCGACGAGGGCGGCTGGACCTGCGGCAAGGACGGGCAGAGCGTGCCGGTCTCGCAGGGGCTGCCGACGGTGCGGGTGGCCTCGCTCACCGTGGGGGGGCGCGGGAATGGCTAG
- a CDS encoding TldD/PmbA family protein, whose amino-acid sequence MASDLLKVAEETVALALRKGAREAAGGAYRVRSVEVQWRDGQLEKVTEATTRGLGLELYVDGRYSAVSTADLRPEAVEQFVADAIALTRTLTPDPYRALPDPRLYEGRSTLALDLEDPRYGELDAARRVDLARALEESARAVKGAEAILSVTTGFGDTLGESARVHSNGFSGARRVTDFGLSAQVSVKDPDGRRPEDWDAAGGRHFRALPAPERVGRAAAERALARIGSRKGESGRFTVAVENRSAARLLGFLLGPMTAAALQQKRSFLDGKLGAQIGSARLELADDPLVPRGLGSRLWDSEGIAARRFPLFEAGALRSYFVDNYYGRKLGMAPTSRGMSNLAWKLGEHGQDRLLAELGEGLLVTGFLGGNSNSTTGDFSLGAQGFRVRGGQLAEPVGEMNLSGNHLELWPHLAGVGNDPYPWSAARTPTLVFEGVQVAGT is encoded by the coding sequence ATGGCTAGCGACCTCCTGAAGGTGGCCGAGGAGACGGTGGCGCTGGCGCTCCGGAAGGGCGCGCGCGAGGCGGCCGGCGGCGCCTACCGCGTGCGCTCGGTCGAGGTGCAGTGGCGCGACGGGCAGCTCGAGAAGGTGACCGAGGCCACCACCCGCGGGCTCGGCCTCGAGCTGTACGTGGACGGCCGCTACAGCGCGGTCTCCACCGCGGACCTCCGGCCGGAGGCGGTGGAGCAGTTCGTCGCGGACGCGATCGCGCTCACCCGCACGCTCACCCCCGACCCCTACCGCGCGCTGCCGGATCCCCGGCTGTACGAGGGCCGCTCGACGCTGGCGCTCGACCTCGAGGACCCGCGCTACGGCGAGCTCGACGCCGCGCGCCGGGTGGACCTGGCGCGGGCGCTGGAGGAGTCGGCGCGGGCGGTGAAGGGCGCCGAGGCCATCCTCTCCGTCACCACCGGCTTCGGCGACACGCTGGGCGAGAGCGCGCGCGTCCACTCCAACGGCTTCAGCGGCGCGCGGCGCGTGACCGACTTCGGCCTCTCGGCGCAGGTCTCGGTGAAGGACCCCGACGGCCGCCGCCCGGAGGACTGGGACGCCGCCGGCGGTCGCCACTTCCGCGCGCTGCCGGCGCCGGAGCGGGTGGGCCGCGCCGCCGCGGAGCGCGCGCTCGCGCGCATCGGCTCCCGCAAGGGCGAGTCGGGTCGCTTCACCGTGGCGGTCGAGAACCGCTCCGCGGCGCGGCTGCTCGGCTTCCTGCTCGGGCCCATGACCGCGGCGGCGCTGCAGCAGAAGCGCAGCTTCCTCGACGGAAAGCTCGGCGCGCAGATCGGGAGCGCCCGGCTCGAGCTCGCCGACGATCCGCTCGTGCCGCGCGGGCTCGGCTCGCGCCTGTGGGACTCGGAGGGGATCGCCGCCCGCCGCTTCCCGCTCTTCGAGGCGGGCGCGCTCCGGAGCTACTTCGTCGACAACTACTACGGCCGGAAGCTCGGGATGGCGCCCACCAGCCGCGGCATGTCGAACCTGGCGTGGAAGCTGGGCGAGCACGGTCAGGACCGGCTCCTCGCCGAGCTGGGCGAGGGGCTCCTCGTCACCGGCTTCCTCGGCGGGAACTCGAACTCCACCACCGGTGACTTCTCGCTCGGCGCGCAGGGCTTCCGCGTCCGCGGCGGCCAGCTGGCCGAGCCGGTGGGCGAGATGAACCTCTCCGGCAACCACCTCGAGCTCTGGCCGCACCTCGCGGGAGTCGGAAACGACCCCTACCCCTGGTCCGCCGCGCGGACCCCCACCCTCGTCTTCGAGGGCGTGCAGGTCGCCGGCACCTGA
- a CDS encoding choice-of-anchor D domain-containing protein gives MFNRLGIHWKGLAALLAAGCVALPLTARAQASSAQPSVVPSPKGDGSTMTLMRRTTQADRAGAALRALQRKKANAAVAPAAAPKLAPKAAPKAGASRLRAAGTASRAATLAPALPPYDLYASPNYATSKYPTATCSNSPGVTCQKDADCPGYQPPFLIGPNLFPSAETCTGPVVPGTGIQKFVDTLPGFCSVTGPNDLGNCLPIAMPDTSTFPGADYYEIGLQDYRYQFHRDLPNKTKVRGYYQKNTSDPYASKNFYLGPFIVARTDRPVRVKFTNELGVGAAGDFFIPVDKTLSGTDLGPDGTPYTQNRATVHLHGGNSPWISDGTQHQWTTPVGENTTTHKRGVNVEFVPDMWFDVNGNPLAACSGQVSCAVPGATNDPGDGRLTFYWTNQQSGRLMFFHDHAYGITRLGVYAGEAAGYLLVKPDDEDRLAAATVPGTLGTKFFDPASAVTTATSPDLDHVIPLVLQDKTFVPPAAQLAQQDPTWDPALWSGEDGLWYPHVYTPNQWPGNPDLSSTNPMGRWDYGPWFWPMQTSLTGVTWDGQVVNRPLTIPCRSALAVDPLTNPNGDTECPSTPSPSMVPESFLDTPVVNGTAYPTLTVDPAAYRFQILNAANERNFNLSLFVADASGTEVKMVDAVPHSSSSVPPLCSGSAPLSDVTGSPNGPDLGPATCWPRDWPVDARQGGVPDPATVGPKWIQIGSEAGLLPAPAVIPPLPVNYELNKRNIVVLNVSTKALFMGPAERADVVVDFSAYAGKTLILYNDSPAPVPAGDPRQDLYTGAPDQTTVGGAPSPLPGYGPNNRTVMQIKVRAAASASQPPVDLAAITTALNQAFAGSQPPPIVPEAVYNQVYNPATPFANTYLPIQALSLTFTPIGQSQPVTIPFANKALHELFTTDQGRMNSLLGVEIPNTNWLNQTTIPFANFDPTTEFLTDGVPQIWKITHNGVDTHTIHFHLFNAQVLNRVGWDGQIRAPDANELGWKEVVRMNPLEDVLIALKPVKQNLPWPLPDKIRPLDVDRPLGTASQFTGVDVNNNPIQITNQLVNFGQEYIWHCHLLGHEEEDMMRSEVLVTAPEVPSSLVVSQPLPTDQPVLVWRDESKSAMTFTVQRSTDPTFANDLVTFSAAAPTVQPGPASATDANALVGGQVYYYRVRGEKVLTSPALPGQTFPATSNWSNVAQLGTVALVTVSPDAVAFGDQRVGTASAARSVTLTAGGITSLAISVVGAQAADFAIASTSTCGPSLGAGASCTVDLVFKPAALGARAATLEILTSASVVPLSVALTGNGVAPVASVSPLTLSFGNQLVNVTSAAQAVTLTNTGTLPLTVTGLALAGTNPGDFAQTSTCPVAPATLAAGAACTVSVTFRPSALAARGARLTVSTDDPITPVVTVTLDGTGIAPLLTVNPNALAFVNQLVTNPPAAGAAQTVTLTNGGTAPVASLAAGLSGGNAAEFQVVSSSCGTTLAAGGSCTVAVAFAPATSGAKAASLVITGTDGVNPIPAQAVALTGTDVAPVAGLAPNPLTFAAQTLNTPSAPQTLTLSNTGTAPLTVSGITASGDFSQTSSCATVAAGASCAITVTFTPTATGTRSGTVTVTSSDPVNPTLTAAVNGMGTAISLSPSVLAFGTQLVGTTSASRSVTLINTGTTALAITSVGVSGANAADYAVTNNCAASLSAGRSCTLGVRFTPAAVGPSTATLSVVTSDPAGPATVALSGTGGVPVAAVAPTSLAFTSAMNVTSAAQTVTVTNTGTSPLTLNGTALGGTDPSQFARTSTCGPSLAAGASCTIDVTFTPTTYGGVLTKSATLTVNVAAPATSQTVSLTGTILVPTYTLTPTALTFAKQTVGTTSAAQTVTLANTGTAPLGIRGITLGGNNPGSFAQTNSCGTSVAAGASCTISVTFTPTRVGSRTATLNVRVSAPAVSQSVTLTGSGQ, from the coding sequence ATGTTCAACCGGCTCGGAATCCACTGGAAGGGCCTCGCGGCGCTGCTGGCCGCGGGGTGCGTCGCTCTCCCGCTGACCGCGAGGGCGCAGGCGTCCTCGGCGCAGCCCTCGGTGGTCCCCTCGCCCAAGGGCGACGGCTCGACCATGACGCTCATGCGCCGGACGACGCAGGCCGACCGCGCCGGCGCCGCGCTGCGCGCGCTGCAGCGCAAGAAGGCGAACGCGGCCGTCGCGCCCGCGGCGGCGCCGAAGCTCGCCCCGAAGGCCGCGCCCAAGGCCGGCGCCTCCCGCCTGCGGGCGGCGGGCACGGCGAGCCGGGCGGCGACCCTGGCTCCCGCGCTCCCGCCCTACGACCTCTACGCCTCGCCCAACTACGCGACCAGCAAGTACCCGACCGCCACGTGCTCCAACTCGCCGGGCGTGACCTGCCAGAAGGACGCGGACTGCCCGGGCTACCAGCCGCCTTTCCTCATCGGGCCGAACCTCTTCCCGTCCGCCGAGACCTGCACCGGGCCCGTCGTGCCCGGCACCGGCATCCAGAAGTTCGTCGACACGCTGCCGGGCTTCTGCAGCGTGACCGGGCCGAACGACCTCGGCAACTGCCTGCCGATCGCGATGCCTGACACCAGCACCTTCCCCGGCGCCGACTACTACGAGATCGGCCTCCAGGACTACCGGTACCAGTTCCACCGCGACCTGCCGAACAAGACCAAGGTCCGCGGCTACTACCAGAAGAACACCAGCGATCCCTACGCCAGCAAGAACTTCTACCTGGGCCCGTTCATCGTGGCCCGGACGGACCGCCCGGTGCGCGTGAAGTTCACGAACGAGCTCGGCGTCGGCGCGGCGGGCGACTTCTTCATCCCGGTGGACAAGACGCTCTCCGGCACCGACCTCGGGCCGGACGGGACGCCCTACACGCAGAACCGCGCCACCGTCCACCTGCACGGCGGCAACTCCCCGTGGATCAGCGACGGCACGCAGCACCAGTGGACGACGCCGGTGGGCGAGAACACCACCACCCACAAGCGCGGCGTCAACGTGGAGTTCGTGCCGGACATGTGGTTCGACGTGAACGGCAATCCGCTCGCCGCCTGCTCCGGCCAGGTCTCCTGCGCCGTCCCTGGCGCCACCAACGACCCGGGCGACGGCCGGCTCACCTTCTACTGGACGAACCAGCAGAGCGGCCGGCTCATGTTCTTCCACGACCACGCGTACGGCATCACCCGGCTCGGCGTCTACGCCGGCGAGGCGGCGGGTTACCTGCTCGTGAAGCCGGACGACGAGGACCGGCTGGCGGCGGCCACCGTGCCGGGCACCCTGGGCACCAAGTTCTTCGACCCGGCGTCCGCGGTGACGACGGCGACCTCGCCCGACCTCGACCACGTCATCCCGCTCGTCCTCCAGGACAAGACCTTCGTCCCGCCCGCCGCGCAGCTCGCGCAGCAGGACCCGACCTGGGACCCGGCGCTGTGGAGCGGCGAGGACGGCCTCTGGTACCCGCACGTCTACACGCCGAACCAGTGGCCGGGGAACCCCGACCTCTCCAGCACGAACCCCATGGGACGCTGGGACTACGGCCCGTGGTTCTGGCCCATGCAGACCTCCCTCACCGGCGTCACCTGGGATGGCCAGGTCGTGAACCGGCCGCTCACCATCCCGTGCCGCAGCGCGCTGGCGGTGGACCCGCTCACGAACCCGAACGGCGACACCGAGTGCCCGAGCACGCCCTCGCCCTCGATGGTGCCCGAGTCGTTCCTCGACACGCCGGTGGTGAACGGCACCGCCTACCCGACGCTCACCGTCGACCCGGCCGCCTACCGCTTCCAGATCCTGAACGCCGCCAACGAGCGCAACTTCAACCTCAGCCTGTTCGTCGCCGACGCGAGCGGCACCGAGGTGAAGATGGTGGACGCGGTGCCGCACTCGTCCAGCAGCGTGCCGCCGCTCTGCAGCGGAAGCGCGCCGCTCAGCGACGTGACCGGCTCGCCCAACGGCCCGGACCTCGGCCCCGCCACCTGCTGGCCGCGCGACTGGCCGGTCGACGCCCGCCAGGGCGGCGTGCCGGACCCGGCCACCGTCGGCCCGAAGTGGATCCAGATCGGCAGCGAGGCGGGGCTGCTCCCGGCGCCGGCCGTCATCCCGCCGCTGCCCGTCAACTACGAGCTCAACAAGCGCAACATCGTGGTGCTGAACGTCTCGACCAAGGCGCTCTTCATGGGCCCGGCCGAGCGCGCCGACGTGGTGGTGGACTTCTCCGCCTACGCCGGGAAGACGCTCATCCTCTACAACGACTCGCCCGCGCCGGTGCCGGCCGGTGACCCGCGCCAGGACCTGTACACGGGCGCGCCCGACCAGACCACCGTCGGCGGCGCGCCGAGCCCGCTCCCCGGCTACGGCCCGAACAACCGCACCGTCATGCAGATCAAGGTGCGCGCCGCCGCCTCCGCCTCGCAGCCGCCGGTCGATCTGGCGGCCATCACGACGGCGCTCAACCAGGCCTTCGCCGGCTCGCAGCCGCCGCCCATCGTGCCGGAGGCGGTCTACAACCAGGTCTACAACCCGGCGACGCCGTTCGCGAACACCTACCTGCCCATCCAGGCGCTGAGCCTCACCTTCACGCCCATCGGGCAGTCGCAGCCGGTCACCATCCCGTTCGCGAACAAGGCGCTGCACGAGCTCTTCACGACCGACCAGGGCCGGATGAACTCGCTCCTCGGCGTGGAGATCCCGAACACGAACTGGCTCAACCAGACCACCATCCCGTTCGCGAACTTCGACCCGACGACCGAGTTCCTCACCGACGGCGTGCCGCAGATCTGGAAGATCACGCACAACGGCGTCGACACCCACACCATCCACTTCCACCTCTTCAACGCGCAGGTCCTGAACCGCGTCGGCTGGGACGGCCAGATCCGCGCCCCGGACGCGAACGAGCTCGGGTGGAAGGAGGTCGTCCGCATGAACCCGCTCGAGGACGTCCTCATCGCCCTCAAGCCGGTGAAGCAGAACCTGCCCTGGCCGCTGCCCGACAAGATCCGGCCGCTCGACGTCGATCGCCCGCTCGGCACCGCGTCGCAGTTCACGGGCGTGGACGTGAACAACAACCCCATCCAGATCACGAACCAGCTCGTGAACTTCGGCCAGGAGTACATCTGGCACTGCCACCTCCTCGGGCACGAGGAGGAGGACATGATGCGCTCCGAGGTGCTGGTGACCGCGCCCGAGGTGCCGTCGAGCCTGGTCGTGTCGCAGCCGCTGCCGACCGACCAGCCGGTGCTCGTCTGGCGGGACGAGTCGAAGAGCGCGATGACGTTCACCGTCCAGCGCTCGACCGACCCGACCTTCGCGAACGACCTGGTGACCTTCTCGGCGGCGGCGCCGACCGTGCAGCCCGGTCCCGCCAGCGCGACCGACGCCAACGCCCTGGTGGGCGGGCAGGTCTACTACTACCGCGTGCGGGGTGAGAAGGTGCTGACGAGCCCGGCGCTGCCGGGGCAGACCTTCCCGGCCACCTCCAACTGGTCCAACGTCGCCCAGCTCGGGACGGTGGCGCTGGTCACGGTCAGCCCCGACGCCGTCGCGTTCGGCGACCAGCGGGTCGGCACCGCCAGCGCGGCGCGCAGCGTGACGCTCACCGCCGGCGGCATCACCTCGCTCGCCATCTCGGTGGTGGGCGCCCAGGCCGCCGACTTCGCCATCGCGTCGACGAGCACGTGCGGCCCGAGCCTCGGCGCCGGCGCCAGCTGCACGGTCGACCTGGTCTTCAAGCCGGCCGCGCTCGGCGCGCGCGCCGCCACCCTCGAGATCCTGACCTCGGCGAGCGTCGTCCCGCTGTCGGTGGCGCTCACCGGCAACGGCGTCGCCCCGGTGGCGAGCGTCTCGCCGCTGACGCTCTCCTTCGGCAACCAGCTCGTGAACGTGACCAGCGCCGCCCAGGCCGTCACGCTCACCAACACCGGCACCCTGCCGCTCACCGTGACCGGCCTGGCGCTCGCCGGCACGAACCCGGGCGACTTCGCGCAGACCAGCACCTGCCCGGTGGCGCCCGCCACCCTCGCCGCCGGCGCGGCCTGCACCGTCAGCGTGACCTTCAGGCCGTCGGCCCTCGCGGCGCGGGGGGCCCGCCTCACGGTGAGCACGGACGACCCCATCACGCCGGTGGTCACGGTGACCCTCGACGGCACGGGCATCGCCCCGCTCCTCACGGTGAACCCGAACGCGCTCGCCTTCGTGAACCAGCTCGTGACGAACCCGCCGGCGGCCGGCGCGGCGCAGACGGTGACGCTCACGAACGGCGGGACGGCCCCGGTGGCGTCCCTGGCCGCCGGCCTCTCCGGCGGCAACGCGGCCGAGTTCCAGGTGGTGAGCAGCAGCTGCGGCACCACCCTCGCCGCCGGCGGAAGCTGCACCGTCGCCGTGGCGTTCGCCCCGGCCACGTCCGGCGCGAAGGCGGCCTCCCTGGTCATCACCGGCACGGACGGGGTGAACCCCATCCCCGCCCAGGCGGTGGCCCTCACCGGCACGGACGTCGCGCCGGTGGCCGGGCTGGCGCCGAACCCGCTCACGTTCGCCGCCCAGACCCTGAACACGCCCAGCGCGCCCCAGACGCTCACGCTGTCCAACACCGGCACGGCCCCGCTCACGGTGAGCGGCATCACCGCCAGCGGTGACTTCAGCCAGACGAGCAGCTGCGCCACCGTGGCGGCCGGCGCGAGCTGCGCCATCACCGTCACCTTCACGCCCACCGCGACCGGCACCCGGTCCGGCACCGTGACCGTGACCAGCTCCGACCCGGTGAACCCGACCCTCACCGCCGCGGTGAACGGCATGGGCACCGCCATCAGCCTCTCCCCGTCGGTGCTCGCCTTCGGCACCCAGCTCGTCGGCACGACCAGCGCCTCGCGCTCGGTGACGCTCATCAACACCGGCACGACCGCGCTGGCCATCACCAGCGTCGGGGTCAGCGGGGCGAACGCCGCCGACTACGCGGTGACGAACAACTGCGCGGCGAGCCTGTCGGCCGGCCGCTCCTGCACCCTCGGCGTGCGCTTCACGCCGGCGGCGGTCGGGCCCTCCACGGCCACGCTCTCGGTGGTCACCTCCGACCCGGCCGGCCCGGCGACCGTGGCGCTGAGCGGGACGGGCGGCGTCCCGGTCGCCGCGGTGGCGCCCACCTCGCTCGCCTTCACGAGCGCGATGAACGTCACCTCGGCCGCGCAGACGGTCACGGTCACGAACACCGGCACCTCGCCGCTCACCCTGAACGGCACGGCGCTCGGCGGGACCGACCCGAGCCAGTTCGCCCGGACCAGCACCTGCGGCCCGAGCCTGGCGGCCGGGGCGAGCTGCACCATCGACGTGACGTTCACGCCCACCACCTACGGCGGCGTGCTCACCAAGTCGGCGACGCTCACCGTCAACGTGGCCGCCCCGGCGACCTCGCAGACGGTCAGCCTGACCGGCACCATCCTGGTCCCGACCTACACCCTCACCCCGACGGCCCTCACCTTCGCCAAGCAGACGGTGGGGACGACCAGCGCGGCGCAGACGGTGACCCTGGCCAACACCGGCACGGCGCCGCTCGGCATCCGCGGCATCACGCTCGGCGGCAACAACCCCGGCAGCTTCGCCCAGACGAACAGCTGCGGGACGAGCGTGGCCGCCGGCGCGAGCTGCACCATCTCGGTCACGTTCACGCCGACGCGCGTCGGCTCGCGGACCGCGACGCTCAACGTGCGCGTCTCGGCGCCGGCGGTTTCGCAGTCGGTGACGCTGACGGGGTCCGGGCAGTAG
- a CDS encoding Ig-like domain-containing protein, protein MTTRIDEIAVKTKGRRAALGLALILAAGCQSSSTPSAKLQSLALAPGPAYLAVGGSQQLTATGRYSDGRVAAVASGLQWRSSDAAIATVSDAGVVTAVGKGSATITATHASGVSATAELVSRVMTSLALGTDLPRTGSVDTTRALYRVTGLTPGAFYLAALTKLDDDVDLEVYSDASLSEGALACASQTAGTVPESCTAPASAAGELYLAVDGSWTEDGASFQVETGPAAPLTHADLAFPAQLPAAGTVDRGEKDYRVTGLTPGASYVVRISGLSDDADLDVYSDAYHYTTACSSYASGKVDDFCTAVATAAGELFVEVDGESTSSGASFTLSVTAAR, encoded by the coding sequence ATGACCACCCGAATCGACGAGATCGCCGTGAAGACGAAGGGTCGCCGCGCCGCGCTGGGCCTCGCGCTCATCCTGGCGGCGGGCTGCCAGAGCTCCAGCACCCCGAGCGCCAAGCTGCAGTCGCTGGCCCTCGCGCCCGGCCCCGCCTACCTGGCGGTGGGCGGCTCCCAGCAGCTCACCGCCACCGGCCGCTACTCGGACGGGCGCGTCGCCGCCGTCGCGAGCGGCCTCCAGTGGCGGTCGTCCGACGCCGCCATCGCCACCGTGAGCGACGCCGGCGTCGTGACCGCGGTCGGGAAGGGCAGCGCCACCATCACCGCCACCCACGCGAGCGGGGTCAGCGCGACCGCCGAGCTCGTGTCGCGGGTGATGACCTCGCTCGCCCTGGGCACCGACCTGCCCCGCACCGGCAGCGTGGACACCACCCGCGCCCTCTACCGGGTGACCGGCCTCACGCCGGGCGCGTTCTACCTGGCGGCGCTGACGAAGCTCGACGACGACGTGGACCTGGAGGTGTACTCGGACGCGAGCCTCTCCGAGGGCGCCCTGGCGTGCGCGTCCCAGACCGCGGGCACCGTCCCCGAGTCCTGCACCGCGCCGGCGAGCGCCGCCGGGGAGCTCTACCTGGCGGTGGACGGCTCCTGGACCGAGGACGGCGCGAGCTTCCAGGTCGAGACGGGCCCCGCCGCCCCGCTGACGCACGCCGACCTGGCGTTCCCGGCTCAGCTCCCCGCCGCCGGCACCGTGGATCGGGGCGAGAAGGACTACCGCGTGACCGGGCTCACCCCCGGCGCCTCGTACGTGGTCCGCATCTCGGGGCTCAGCGACGACGCCGACCTCGACGTCTACTCCGACGCGTACCACTACACGACCGCGTGCAGCTCCTACGCCTCCGGCAAGGTGGACGACTTCTGCACCGCGGTCGCCACCGCGGCGGGCGAGCTGTTCGTCGAGGTGGACGGCGAGAGCACCTCGAGCGGCGCGAGCTTCACGCTCAGCGTGACGGCGGCGCGGTAG
- a CDS encoding alpha/beta hydrolase, producing MQVDLLGPAGRLEALYEAPAAPRFAAVVCHPHPRHGGTLHNHATYRLARAVREQGGATLRFNFRGVGRSAGQYDQGRGEADDVRAALAWLAAEHPGLPRWAAGFSFGAWMALEAGCAVPAVPGVLCLGLALSLREGVAERARGCAKPVAVVQAERDEFALPAEVERALEGAAAPRRLTVVEGATHLFTEALPALERAAGEAMAWLLEAAP from the coding sequence GTGCAGGTCGACCTCCTCGGACCCGCCGGGCGGCTGGAGGCGCTGTACGAGGCGCCCGCGGCCCCGCGCTTCGCGGCGGTGGTCTGCCACCCGCACCCGCGCCACGGCGGCACCCTCCACAACCACGCCACCTACCGGCTGGCGCGCGCCGTGCGCGAGCAGGGCGGCGCCACGCTGCGCTTCAACTTCCGCGGCGTCGGCCGCTCCGCCGGTCAGTACGACCAGGGCCGCGGCGAGGCGGACGACGTGCGCGCCGCGCTGGCGTGGCTCGCGGCGGAGCACCCCGGGCTGCCCCGCTGGGCGGCCGGCTTCTCGTTCGGCGCCTGGATGGCGCTCGAGGCGGGCTGCGCCGTCCCGGCGGTGCCGGGCGTGCTGTGCCTAGGCCTCGCGCTCTCGCTGCGCGAGGGGGTCGCCGAGCGCGCCCGGGGCTGCGCGAAGCCGGTGGCGGTGGTGCAGGCCGAGCGCGACGAGTTCGCGCTCCCGGCCGAGGTCGAGCGCGCCCTGGAGGGCGCGGCCGCCCCGCGCCGGCTCACGGTGGTGGAGGGCGCGACCCACCTCTTCACCGAGGCGCTCCCGGCGCTGGAGCGCGCCGCGGGCGAGGCGATGGCGTGGCTCCTGGAGGCGGCGCCGTGA
- the purQ gene encoding phosphoribosylformylglycinamidine synthase subunit PurQ → MKIGVVSFPGSNCDHDLYHVVKHVCGADAQYVWHKDRLPAGLDAVMLPGGFSYGDYLRCGALARFSPVMEDVVGYARGGGPVVGICNGFQILCEAGLLPGALLRNASLHFVCQDVLIEVQGAETPFTAGLRGERLRVPVAHGDGNFFADDATLDRLEGEGQVVFRYVGGAPNGSARDIAGVAAGPRMNVVGLMPHPERASEAILGSADGKKLFESLLGAAG, encoded by the coding sequence ATGAAGATCGGCGTCGTCAGCTTCCCCGGCTCGAACTGCGACCACGACCTGTACCACGTGGTGAAGCACGTCTGCGGGGCCGACGCGCAGTACGTGTGGCACAAGGACCGGCTGCCGGCCGGGCTCGACGCGGTCATGCTCCCGGGCGGCTTCAGCTACGGCGACTACCTGCGCTGCGGCGCGCTGGCGCGCTTCTCGCCGGTCATGGAGGACGTCGTCGGCTACGCCCGGGGCGGCGGCCCGGTGGTGGGCATCTGCAACGGCTTCCAGATCCTGTGCGAGGCCGGCCTCCTCCCCGGGGCGCTGCTCCGCAACGCCTCGCTCCACTTCGTCTGCCAGGACGTGCTCATCGAGGTGCAGGGCGCCGAGACGCCCTTCACCGCCGGCCTGCGCGGCGAGCGGCTGCGCGTGCCGGTCGCGCACGGCGACGGCAACTTCTTCGCGGACGACGCCACCCTCGACCGGCTGGAGGGCGAGGGCCAGGTGGTGTTCCGCTACGTGGGCGGCGCGCCCAACGGCTCCGCCCGCGACATCGCCGGGGTCGCGGCCGGCCCGCGCATGAACGTGGTCGGGCTCATGCCCCACCCCGAGCGCGCGAGCGAGGCCATCCTGGGCAGCGCCGACGGCAAGAAGCTCTTCGAGAGCCTCCTCGGCGCGGCGGGGTAG